The genomic DNA tattagcatttgaaaggccaagccatcagctaacgactgtggtcacgcggatgcctgaaaacctccgtctaacagctgtattcgtgggagttttcaggtctgcataacaaagttctgcagggatccgaatacctccggcaaacagcaggtttggcggaagtttactttgttcggatatttccagatacaccactTCTCACGCAGAGGCAGAAGCTGAAATATTTTGCAAATATTTACAAAGGATGGGTTATGCAACATTACGTGGAGAAGTATGTATGAAAAAtgatgttattttaaaacatgtcGTCTCTATATGTTCCCTCTGAAAAACAACTCTATGACATGGACAAAAGGGTGCtgaaacatttctcttttgCCCCATTTTGAGTAAACACATTGTCATGATTTGttgaagaggctggatgcatgtgcaggttagCCAGAGTTTTACCGAAACAGAACATGGCATACAAGACTTCTTCCAACTTACAGGGTTGAGGACTCGCATCAGGTCGACATGTAGCAGGAGTAGTTTTAGCCCGTACAAATTAATATGAAGTTCATCAAAATATTAGATTCTCATTCCCCTGAGTATGTTCAAGTGTTCTAGTGATATATTACAGacaccagaacacaacacacagttccACACAGACAACCAAGGTCAAAACCAGGAGTGTTTATACACAACTGAACAGGGCCtaactaactgaaaacaggagGAACTAATGGAATCAATTAACAAGGTGAAGTAAGGAAACCAAGACATAACCCAAAACCTCACAAACTAACCACTAGATGGGTAAAGTGAGAATCAGAGCGTGACAGTACCCCCTCTAACCCATGGCTCCTGCTATGCGACAGACCATCTTGGAGAAACTGGGGAGCCAGGAAGACAAGGACACTTGGGGAGGACACAAGCGGACACCAGGGGTGGTACACAAGACAAGGCTGGGTGGTCTGAAGGCTATGGAGGTGGACCAGGAGATGGGGCAGGGTGCAACTGACACTCTAAactcaaaactaactgggaataagagcacctcggaaaacaggcacaccatcaatatgCAGTGATGACGCcttcatgatttttttcagtagcaaaattgaaaatatcaggcaaacaattcggaatataaatttaaaactaGATAATTTgataacactgtagataacaatataactatatcagatcagcgattagaatgttttactccccttcaagccACTGAagtaacctcactaatttcttcatcaaaatcaccaacttgtatattagatcccttacctacacgtttcctcaaacaggtattaccagtagtcatcgaacctcttcaataatcaattcctctcttagcactggctatgtacctaaatcctttaaactagcagtcaggatttaggcctcatcatagcacagagacagcactggttaaagttgcaaatgacctattactggcctctgatcagggttgtgtctccttgcttgtgttgcttgacctcagtgcagcctttgacaccactGATCATACTATTCCCCTTGAtcgactagaaaatgttgttggagttaagggaacggccctcttatggcttatggcttttttctttatatatgctacctctaggtaatattattcgtaaacacggtattagcttccactgctatgctgatgacacacagttgagagacaccagcttaacaaaattgaggaatgtgtaaaggatattaggcactggatgcttactaacttcctctcacttaactctgaaaagacagaagtgcttgtactaggatcacgtgcagctaggagtaagctttccgatcacatagtaactctaACTCTTCTTCATCAtatgcagcagtaaaagaccttggtgtaattattgactccagtatTTCATTTGAAGGTCATatagataacattaccaggatagccttctttcatcttagaaatattaacaggataagaaatgcattgtcatttcaagatgctgaaaaattggttcatgctttcattaccacctctaggttagactattgtaatgccttactgtctggatgttctaataggtatataaataagctgcagttagttcagaatgcagcaaccagagttcttactagaaccaaaagatatgaccacatcactcctatcttatccacactgcactggctcccagtcaaagctcgcattgattataaaatcttactattaacctatagagcactaaatggtcttgcgccacagtacctgagtgaactcctggtcttttatgatccaccacgcctacttagatcaaaaggtgcagacCATTTattggtacctcgagttgtgacggctacagcagggggcagagccctCTCTTACAgtgccccacagttatggaacagcctcccaattaaagttcgagactcagacacagtcactatgtttaagtcaaggctgaaaacttatctgtttagccatgccttttgctaacagctctttattAGGTAAAGGAgaagatctggagggttctcaggcatagaatgtttggtgaactgggatgtttggatgctgtggcccccccactctaacatgttcactcaggtttgttgacggtggagtgggtggcagccttgtgtcccagagtgtcCTCATGTCCATactaccttctagctctcccttttagctattcTGTagtagctagtcttgctggagtccctgcctgcactcggcacacgatgtacattttcccttaaccattatgtggaaatgaacatctaacaatgtctctctctctctctctctctctctctctctctgtcgagccacatgTGCTACTcatgagataccagtgatcctcctgccctctggaccgatccatcttggttttatcatctttcatctccCTATCAGCcacctgtcagcatcgccatcccctttgttcatgctctgaatttacttgcaattgtaactgcccgctgggttggcacctattgcacacctgtctggccaagaaggggtctcctctctctgtggtccttctcaagatttctcccattttcccattcctttttgggtttttggggagttttttcttgcctgccatgaggattaagtcaggaggtgccgtcctgttttgaatttgactgttgtggcctgtaaagccctttgagactgtaaacagtgatattgcgctctaaataaacttgaaactctGAGGTGGACCAAGAGACGGAGCCAGGCAGTCCAGAGGATCTGGAGGTGGAACGGGGGATGGTGGGTCCAGAAGGTCAGGAGACTCTGCAGGTGGAGCAAACAATGGCAGGTCCAGAGGGTCAGCTACTGCTGCAGGTCCTGTGACTGGAGCCACAGCAGTGACAACACCCAGAGCTGGGGGAGGAGCCTTTGAGGCAGTGGGGATGGGACTAGGAGCCAGACCAAGAGCTGGATGAGAAGCCTTCATGATGACAGGAGCGGGACCAGGAACCAGATGAGGATCCTCTGCAGTGACCTGGACTGGACCAGTAGCCAAGGGATGGGCCTCCAAAGTGGCAAGGACGGGACCAGGAGCTGAGGGTGGGGGCCTCTGCAGTGATGAGGATGGGACCAGGAGCAGGACCAGAGGACCCAGAGATGAGCACTGCCTCTGCAGTGTCAGGACCAAGAGCAGGAGACCCAGTGGTCTGCACAGCTTCTGCGGCATCAGGAGCAGGAGACCCAGAGGCAGGCATAGCCCCTGCGGTGACAGGACCAGGAGACCCAGAGGCATGTGTAGAGGATTGAGAAATTGCCTCTACTTATAGTTTAGTTTAACAACAGACACgccccctgtttttttttttttttttttggataatcaAAACTATTGTAATTGTCCTTTCAAGAGTTTATATTCTCAGGGAGTGATATCATCCAGACAGTAGGTGGCGTTTCGTGCTCCTGTGAGTCAGCCAGGGAGACATAGCTTCCATCTCTAAGCCTGTGCAGTTCAGAAATAAAATGGCGCTGGCTACAGTAAGACACTAAAGAATGTCATCTCTCTTCACTGATTCACAGCTATGGCAAAACAACTTTTAAACTTTATACTTTAATGAAATCCCATTGGTACTCTCATACAAATGTTTTGTAGTGTTTTGGTGTGATTGCAATGCGTGTAGAATGTTTCAGTGTGTAGTTGCTACCTAGTTAGTACAGGCTTCGCATTCCACATTATTCCTGGAATAGCAATGTTAGCTACATTACCTAGAAATTTCTCATCGTACCACGTGTGTTTGCAAATTTCGACATTACACGGTAATCCTGTCACACAAGAAGATTTGATGTTAATGTCATATATGTGTCATATATGTTAATGTAGACTGCTTTACCAACTCTCCTGAGGTGTATGCAGTGCTAAATTAGCATGCCACAACAATGGAAGAGAGGCTGGTTGAGATGTTCTGCCAGTCCAGGGTGCTGGACCAACTTTATTGTGACCAGGGTAAAACTCTGAGGCCCAAGTGAAAGGGAAGGTATGACACCAGCTGGGCATGTACAAGATGCAAAGCACCATGTTTCTTCCCCCCAGAGTGATGGTCTAGTGTAGCTGTTCTGAAGACTAAATGAGCCGAATATAACACAAACATGTGTTATATTGTTGTTTATTCCAGaaccacacatatacaccttGTACCTTTTTGAGAATGCCTTTATTAAAGAAGAGTGGCGGAACATACAAACTCTCTGTGCATTCTGACCGATGCCCACTCAGTGATCACGACTATCAAGCCAGCATTCCCATAGCCTCCGCAACAGTAGCATGTCAACAGGATGCTCATCATGCAGCTGTCCAGTGTCACCTAGTAACACCAGAGGGACGGGGACCAACAGCTGCCACTGGTCCGTGGACGTGTTATTCTGCTGTACACCAGGTTCAGTGAAGCAATAATGATGTTCCAAAGAGCTGCGCACCCCAGGGGGACTTTGGTGGGCTACTAGAGATGGACATCAGAGAGGAGGTATGATCCAGGTACCTGTGGGAGCTGTGGTAGCATCTGGGGAACATCTGATAAGAGCTGCAGGGTGCCAGAAACACACCTAGAATGACAATACACTGCTAAACTCAGACACTTAACATGCACTCCTTTGGTCAGTGATAGGGACAAAGTGTGCATTTAGAAACATTCCAAAAGGACATCCAAAACTCTGTCATTCAGTTGAGCTTAAAGAGACAGTTGATCCCTCTACATAGCCCTTTCCTGTTGGAAAGAGATGGTATTCATCCCATCATGTGACAaaagttgaaaaacaaaagttaaaGGGGTTACCTAAAAACATTCAGTCATGAAGCAGATCTTACTCCATCTCATCAAGAGTAATCAATGTTAATAATATTGCGtatatatttaacatattaTACATCTTTTTCAATTTCATTGCAGCTTAAATTTTAAATTAGTCTGAAGGAATGAAGCCGAGAACATCATGAGTGAGTGTTCATTTAGTTAGTGAGCGAGCAACTGATGGTTAAATATTGCATTTATTTCAAGATTTGGGGCCATAATTGATTATTTAAAGCTAGGTGTATTATATGTGATGCTATTGTCTATCATAGCTACTAGTGTATACCATGAGGTTTTatttactgcacacacaccacgaGCACACCCCACGAGCCACAGAAACAGTAAGCTTTCCTTACTGCCAATCTCTTCATCCATGATAAGTGTctcacaaaataaatatgtcTAGTGGAGAAATGCTTCTACTACTATGACTAATAATACTGTAAtactaaatatataaataaataagtacacacacacacacacacacacacacacacacacatatatgtgtgtgtgtctgtatatatctatatctatctatatctatctatatatgataaagataaagatagaTAGCAATGTGTATTGTCTCTGGGCCAGGCTGCCATTTGATGCTACCTACTaggtgaggggtggggtgttTATGTAATGCCCCACGAGTCTTTATGCTCCTgcccattttatttttttaaagtataaATATAATGGAGGGTTATGCTTCCACATGTGTCTGTAAAAGGTGATTGTGCATTTTTTTGGAGTAAGAACATTTTATGGGTAAGAACACCTAAACTGGAGCACTGAAGAACACATCCGCAGAGAAATCGTGGGATAACAATTCCAGGCTTAAGTCACATGTACTGCAGAGCTACAAAATAGTAGTTagaattatttgtttgttagttcTTTGTTCGATGTATTCCTGTTTTGagtaaaatgtaagaaaaacatctttttgaCTTTGAAATGATCCACTGGTGTTGATGGAGCACACAGGGCTGAATCAGACTGATGATGGGGagactgtgctgttgtgttatCCACACCTGCAAGGCTCCTGTCCTCGACTTAACAGACTACCTGTGGTACAATTGACCATGTATTTTTTCATATCAACCATGATCCTAATGACTGTTTGTGGGAATCTTTTGGTCATCATCTCCATATCCCATTTCAGACAACTGCATGGTCCCACCAATTTCATCATCCTCTCCTTGGCCCTAGTAGATTGTTGTTTAGGCTGCTTTGTTATGCCTTTTACTATGGTCAAAACTGTTGAGGGCTGCTGGTATTTTGGCCAGTTTTTTTGTCAATTCCATTCTAGTCTTGACATGATGCTGTGCACCACATCTATACTGCATCTGTGTTTGATATCAATTGATAGGTACTTTGCCATTTGTGAGCCTCTGCAATACAGAACAAAAATTACAACATTTAAGGTGACTGTCCTTGTTGTTATCATGtggttgttttcatttgcattcagcTTTGGACTTATGTTCTCAGGGGCAAATTCAGTAGGTTTTGAGGAATTTATCCTATTGAACGCCTGTGCGGGAAGCTGTCTTTTACTTTTTAACACAGAGTGGGGGATCATTGCTCCTCTAGTATCATTCTTCATTCCAGGATGTGTGATGAGCTGTCTGTACATAAAGATCTTTCATGTTGCTAGGACACATGCCAAGGTCATGTCTAAGAGGCTGGCAACAGTGACCTGTTCTGAGCTAAAGAACCAAgcatcagagcagagagagaggaaggctgCTAAAACGCTGGCTGTTGTAATGGGAGTGTTTCTGATCTGCTGGACGTCTTTTTTCCTTATTCTTGTTATCGATCCTTTTGTTAATTTTTCAACACCTGTTGAGGTTTTTGATACTTTTTTCTGGATTGGTTACTTTAATTCAACTTGTAATCCCATTATCTATGCTTTTTTCTATCCACATTTTCGAAAGGCTTTTAAAATTATTATAGCAAAAACTTGTGGGATTAACACTGCCAAGAATATTACATTATCTTTGTAAGCACATTCTAATCATCCTTATGATAGAAAAACATAAATTCATATATTCTTGAGATTACATTAAATGGATTAAACCAAAATAAGGAAGTTCATTCATACTTTTATCACATATTAGAGCAGTCTGATTTTGTTGGAGCATCTCAGATGATGGCAGGGACAGGACCCAATTGTGTTGCAGTACATGTCACACTAGAAAAGTGTAGTAAAGCTAAAACTGatttttctgcagtgtttaaaATTTCTGACTgtaaaacaaaatctttgaATGTATAGTATGCTTTACTTTGTACTTCATTTACTTGAATTGTTCAAGATATAAAGCATACCATAATTCAGCGATTCTTAACTCCAgccctgggggcccactgtcctgcaaaTCTTTAATTCTTcgttatcacagttaattgagctaatcaagggcttgatgattgattgatcagtggaataaggtgtgtcagtcctgagttaaaaaaaagatgtgcaggacagtgggccccctggactggagttgagaatcactagCATAATTTTTTATAAAAGTCTACATAAtgtatgaaacaaaaagaaaaaatgcctACTGTCAAGTGTTATGTCTGTTATAAAACCCCACCCCTGCCCACCTTTAATTGACCCCTCTTCACTGCATCACTAACTCACTCCATGATTACCCTGTATTTACTTAAGAATCAATTCATATTCCCTCTCCCACCTTATCTGTGTCTAATGTACCtgcacacactgtcagtacagGTATGCTCACAGGGAATCTTAGgcctgtgtttctgtatagCTCCCTTCTGGATGAAATGAGATTTCTATAAATAAACCGGATTcatactattttttttctcacattttttttaaccattttgcCAGTGCTGAAGCATGAAGACTTAAATGTGTCAGCCACGGCTTCTTTCCCCCCTGTGACCTGTGTATATGCATGTCCACAGGAAAAGTAGCATGTGTAGAGACCCATGATATTTCCCTGTACTCACCTGCAACTGTGCAGGCACTCCATTGTTATCAGGTGTCTCTGAAGGGTTGCACCTGGGTTGTATGGGTCTTTATgaacaaacacttttaaaaattttaatgatttaaatggaaaatgtctgtttagtatatttttaattatatGCGGGTGATAATTTAAAAACACCTTAGATCTATAATTgatagagataaaaaaagaatgctGAAATTCAATGTGTCAATGTCCTGCCTACAACCAGGCCAACAGAATATTTAACTGAGTTTTTACAGTGTCCTAGAAACTATTTGCTGGCCCACATCAATTGACCCATGCACCACTGCCGAGACCAACAACCAGTATCTGTCGCGTTGTGTGAAGGAGGCTGGATATAAGTGCAGGTCAccactttctttatttaaaccaaACATAAGAAAAACTTCCAAAAGACTTACAAAAACAGGTACAGAACTTCAGGGAAACAAGGCACTCCAACATAACACAGTGAACACCTAACAAcgcaagacaaagaaacagtagaaccaaggagtatttataGCAAACTAAACAAGGCTTAAATGAACTAAGAACAGGTGTACGCAATGATTTAGCTAAAAGGGCTATACAAGGGAATCAGGAGGTGACATAGGGCTCTACCAAGACAAACTAAAAGAGGAGGAAACAAGAGGAACAGGGAAACAGAAACCAGACTCATCCCGAGGGGCTTGACAAAATGAACTAATGATATGAAAAAGGGATAGAGAGGAACATAAAAGGGACAGGGTGTGACAGTatctttattttatctgtgtgcACTCAGACTTGAAAAAAACTATTATGTCTCTCTGATCagtgttgttgtatgtgtttttttctttttcaatcaaTGCAAGTACGGCAAGGAATGTATATGAAATTCTACAATATTATTTGATTACGCACATGTTAATGCAACAAAACTGTGGGCCTGCTAGATGTATCAATTTTTTAATTATCAGAATAGGATCATGTTgatcataaaacattttctttctttttgctctatttatttatttagaattgCTTATCTTAACCCAGTAGCAGGGATGGATAGCTGTAGGAGCTTGAAGGCCCAGAAGTAAGAAGTCTTCAAGTATTGCTGTgttcactctctgttctgtgtttctctgggttGGAGATGCGTGgatatttttttgtctgtctctagTGTAaggttgtatttatttttgcttttagaTAAAATATTGAATTTTCCCTGCGCTCTTgtactccatcctgtccaactgccaaataacattctccatgaacgtttactgctgttcagacacaatgctattggttactgtcatgctacgccatgcacgcacagaaaactgattggacaggactcaaccttagattctaagtgggtggtttgaaaacgggacGCGTCCttatactgaggagaaacactccaaacaaacaagcgaggaacaacaacaaaaaaactcctgtgccctgtaaactttaaaaaaacaatgactcctgtatcctttgtcccgcatccctcatactgagataatgtcccacATTTTCGCTcggtgtttggtttttaactgtcagaaataaaaaatatggatccattcttttacccgcccggcacatgagccgcttatgcttttgcagcatagtttctaatctatttaatagcactatgtcaaaagcagtaaaaatgcaacatagccaagtttttttaaaagcctcgctttcacccaatggctgagaggagaggattGAGGgtggtcatcaagaggctgtggcggccgccaatcaaactgtgcagctgtggggccgacgaatttctttgctacgtcacaaaaacaaaacttagtaaaactttacagatatgaaagtaaacgctgtcagccgacatcatggtcaaaaagaaaggttcttttatcccttctgaccatgctactcatccaaaaGAGTTTTGGATTAacataaagatttgcattgaaattgttttattttatgtaatattttattttgagccttatttattcttatagttggatttggacaggggtttaacttgaaagacttgagctgtatgatgcctgctgctttaagtacagttgcctttgatgggcctgtaatggccaatgcatgttggatgtctatcaatacaagtgtttcttattcagttagactgacattatatctaagttttacgttatctctcagcattggtaacatgtcccacacaaacttactacttgtcccccatttggtctgcgTCCAGTCACCCTATATGTTTGACCCCCAAGTagaggacagttgcataaccatcaaatatgtaattaatgaacctctcatttagacttttttttaaattatgttttcagtgtgtttttgtgtgctccatttgaagagtccattgtaatttagctgcacgacagaggaATGACATtgaaggctatatgggcctaccactcctgtattatacaccatgcaacacctaacaagtttgtgtggttatcaaaatatagcctaaatcttacatataggctaaccgatagaaagttacagcgaggaaggggggcatgCTTCTGTACcaagtcccacctagaccactgactgttattagcatttgaaaggccaagccatcagctaatgaCTGTGGTGTGGCAGGGTGAcgccgaacaggggttcgggtggCCCAAAgcacaccaaaaataaacaaaaaaaatggctccgccgcaaatagcacgtaagtgcacggtgttttatttacagtgcaacaaaaaaaaaaccagtcccaagtgaagaaaagtgaaaaacaaaatgtccaaaacggcaaatatttacaggaaggaaaaaatggatatatatttacaagaaaaaaaacaaacaaacaaacaaaatatatatagagagataaacaaataaataaacaaataaacaaaatatatagataaacaaataaacaaattgctaCTATCAGTTCTCACTACGTTCAATTCACtacaccacagctacactctgtttctcctgtctcccTCAACCTACAATAATGAAAAACCCCCTTTTGTACTGTAAGCCCCTCCCCTCGGAACATACCAGCTTCCCCtttgttgatttaaaataaaatggcaattAATTATTCACCCccgtacatatacacaatcacaaactcAAATATACACTCCACAGTAATTGTTAACTTTCACCATTTCTGGCTGGTAACAGCcgatcattacattttaacataaaaaccccttttccctggagtggccccttccccacgtgcatcacgcatgcgccaccccagctaaaccaaataaatgaattcgCATTCCACcagttctgtttggtcctcccctgcaccggtagtcccAGGCTACTGTAACACCGACAAccaaacagacggacaaacagagaaaacagatggagacacGACAATCCAACAAACACTACAACGCAATACAAATAtgggtaacactttattttaaggttcacaTGTTAGCCATTGACACgactaataaatgcctgtatTAATGTCCAATAAGGTATGTGTTAagcatcattaatcatttattaggtgtgtatttattgatttcttaCCCTTAACAAATAAGCCCTTTATTCTTGATATATCCTTAATAACAGGCTAATAGGTCTCAATCTCAACTTACTGATACTTAGTAAGTATCAAAACAGATCATTTATAGGCTCCTAATATACTGTCTGAATATGTTACTTATAGTGCCAGAGTAAGTGTAAAATAAGTATTCATATTGACAAACTTCATTGCTATATTTCATTGCGCAGGCTGCTGTGGGCTACAGCCCTTTACATCCAGGAGATGGGTTCCCTGTTCTAAAGTGGAAATTGGTTCAGTGGCAACAAGCACAGTACTATCATTAATGCCTatgaattatgtcattattgATCCAGCACAGGTTCCCTATTCTAAAGTCAGGACTTACTTCCCCCTTACAAGaatgacatgatgaaaacaGTATTCTAGAACAACTCAGgaaataaagacacatttgCCATTAATAAACAGCCAATACCTCAATGTTACTTCAAAGTAGGTTACCCATTCTAAAGTAAAGGCTGATAGCGTGAAGACAGAGTAAAGAAGATGAAATCAAAGTACAGTATGcattaaacatcaaaatgtttattttaaaatatacacacatgtaaatacatttacattcttGTCAAACATAAAAAGTTCTATTTTGTATAAAACCTCGTTCTTCATAAAAGATTTACTTAGAACAGTATGAGAACTCCACTGCAAATTATGGGAAAAACATTCAAAGCATAATTCACTAGAAATTTAAACCAATCTGCACACACTTTGTATGAAATTTGTTATTGAACAATGAAGAACTTTCAAAGACCGCATGTCCTAGTATTTAAGCATAATTGGGAGCAAATGCCCTCTAGCTTTCAGATCCTCGATTGACCTTTTGATGTCTGGTGTTACATGACTGGCACATCTCTTTGCAAAACCCAGCAGTGTTTCTACTGCTGGGTCAAATTCTAGGGTGCTGTAGGTCTTGGGGTCAGCAATGTGCAATTCGGCAATGGGGGCTGTGGCTGCAATGGTTCCTCTGTCGATGTTATGCCTATGGAATGCCTCGGTCATTGTGCGAACCTTCCCAAATGTTTTAAGGACTTGCTGATAGCGCTGTATCACCTCTTGTGGACCTCGAacttttacaaaataaacatacatacacagtcatgaTA from Chanos chanos chromosome 8, fChaCha1.1, whole genome shotgun sequence includes the following:
- the LOC115819347 gene encoding trace amine-associated receptor 4-like, whose protein sequence is MEHTGLNQTDDGETVLLCYPHLQGSCPRLNRLPVVQLTMYFFISTMILMTVCGNLLVIISISHFRQLHGPTNFIILSLALVDCCLGCFVMPFTMVKTVEGCWYFGQFFCQFHSSLDMMLCTTSILHLCLISIDRYFAICEPLQYRTKITTFKVTVLVVIMWLFSFAFSFGLMFSGANSVGFEEFILLNACAGSCLLLFNTEWGIIAPLVSFFIPGCVMSCLYIKIFHVARTHAKVMSKRLATVTCSELKNQASEQRERKAAKTLAVVMGVFLICWTSFFLILVIDPFVNFSTPVEVFDTFFWIGYFNSTCNPIIYAFFYPHFRKAFKIIIAKTCGINTAKNITLSL